A window of the Labeo rohita strain BAU-BD-2019 chromosome 1, IGBB_LRoh.1.0, whole genome shotgun sequence genome harbors these coding sequences:
- the mb gene encoding myoglobin, which yields MRGSDITWTLYKRRKLGKSDDLISFGEFSKPVTHSSERTPISTMAEHDQVLKYWGAIEADYTGNGGEVLTRLFKEYPDTQKLFPKFAGIAQSDLAGNAAVAAHGATVLKKLGELLKARGDHATILKPLANTHANTHKIALNNFRLITEVLVKVMAEKAGLDAAGQAALRKIMDIVIGDIDRYYKEFGFAG from the exons atgAGGGGCAGTGACATCACATGGACGCTGTATAAAAGGCGAAAGTTGGGAAAAAGTGATGATCTGATCTCATTTGGGGAGTTTTCCAAGCCAGTCACACACTCTTCAGAAAGGACACCGATATCG ACGATGGCCGAGCATGACCAGGTTTTGAAATACTGGGGAGCCATCGAGGCCGACTACACGGGTAATGGAGGGGAAGTTCTGACCCG TTTGTTTAAGGAGTATCCGGACACTCAGAAGCTCTTCCCCAAGTTCGCAGGCATCGCTCAGTCTGATCTGGCTGGAAACGCAGCAGTGGCGGCCCATGGCGCCACCGTGCTGAAGAAGCTGGGTGAGCTGCTGAAGGCCAGAGGAGATCACGCTACCATCCTCAAACCGCTGGCCAACACACACGCCAACACGCACAAGATCGCCCTCAACAACTTCAGG CTGATCACTGAGGTGCTGGTGAAGGTGATGGCGGAGAAAGCTGGTCTGGACGCGGCCGGTCAGGCCGCACTGAGGAAAATCATGGACATCGTCATTGGCGACATCGACCGTTACTACAAGGAGTTTGGATTCGCCGGTTAA
- the LOC127164974 gene encoding myoglobin-like isoform X2 → MMSDCYIALECWEAVELDYAGYGGKVLARLFKKHQNTQMHFPNLVGIPEYDLEGNGKVSAHGAAVLKELGRLLRGAKNATALIELLGRHPCAVKILKLFIAVLVEVMTEKGHPRYKLRAFERVMVDIIANIDD, encoded by the exons ATGATGTCTGATTGTTATATAGCTCTGGAATGCTGGGAAGCCGTTGAGCTCGACTACGCAGGTTACGGAGGGAAAGTCCTGGCCCG TTTGTTTAAGAAACATCAGAATACTCAGATGCACTTCCCAAATTTAGTGGGCATCCCTGAGTATGATCTGGAAGGAAACGGGAAGGTGTCGGCTCACGGCGCTGCCGTGCTGAAGGAGCTGGGCCGGCTGCTGAGAGGCGCTAAAAATGCCACAGCCCTCATCGAACTGCTCGGCAGGCACCCCTGCGCCGTCAAGATCCTCAAG CTGTTCATTGCCGTGCTGGTGGAGGTGATGACAGAGAAAGGGCATCCACGATATAAGCTCAGAGCGTTCGAGAGAGTCATGGTGGATATCATCGCCAACATCGACGATTAA
- the LOC127164974 gene encoding myoglobin-like isoform X1, with protein MRLLIYIYPSVFVRIIHDPALLTAEMMSDCYIALECWEAVELDYAGYGGKVLARLFKKHQNTQMHFPNLVGIPEYDLEGNGKVSAHGAAVLKELGRLLRGAKNATALIELLGRHPCAVKILKLFIAVLVEVMTEKGHPRYKLRAFERVMVDIIANIDD; from the exons atgcgcctcctgatctacatatatccgtctgtgttcgtgcgaatcattcatgatccagctttacttacagcagaa ATGATGTCTGATTGTTATATAGCTCTGGAATGCTGGGAAGCCGTTGAGCTCGACTACGCAGGTTACGGAGGGAAAGTCCTGGCCCG TTTGTTTAAGAAACATCAGAATACTCAGATGCACTTCCCAAATTTAGTGGGCATCCCTGAGTATGATCTGGAAGGAAACGGGAAGGTGTCGGCTCACGGCGCTGCCGTGCTGAAGGAGCTGGGCCGGCTGCTGAGAGGCGCTAAAAATGCCACAGCCCTCATCGAACTGCTCGGCAGGCACCCCTGCGCCGTCAAGATCCTCAAG CTGTTCATTGCCGTGCTGGTGGAGGTGATGACAGAGAAAGGGCATCCACGATATAAGCTCAGAGCGTTCGAGAGAGTCATGGTGGATATCATCGCCAACATCGACGATTAA